From the endosymbiont of Bathymodiolus septemdierum str. Myojin knoll genome, one window contains:
- the ubiA gene encoding 4-hydroxybenzoate octaprenyltransferase: protein MNAYYRLMRLDKPIGIYLLLWPTLWALFLAADGFPDVKNLLIFIVGTILMRSAGCVINDYADRKIDKLVERTQQRPITSGEVLPKSALVLFFVMMLLAFVLVLLTNILTIQLAIIAGALATLYPFTKRWTHLPQFVLGVAFAMSVPMVFAATNGFVPMSAWWLFLATIIWTVIYDTMYAMADREEDLKIGVKSTAILFAKYDRFIIAILQILLLLTLIQVSKAFNLDIFYDISLAIVAVLMIFHQKLIKNREKNACFQAFLHNNFIGMAIFIGIASSVTL from the coding sequence ATGAACGCCTACTACCGTCTAATGCGTCTTGATAAGCCAATTGGCATTTATTTATTGCTGTGGCCAACGCTGTGGGCATTATTTTTGGCAGCTGATGGTTTTCCAGATGTAAAAAATTTACTCATCTTTATTGTCGGTACGATTTTAATGCGTAGTGCGGGTTGTGTGATTAACGATTATGCCGATAGAAAAATCGATAAATTGGTTGAGCGCACGCAACAGCGCCCAATTACTTCGGGGGAGGTTTTGCCAAAGTCGGCATTGGTTTTGTTTTTTGTGATGATGTTGCTTGCTTTTGTATTGGTATTGCTTACAAACATATTGACCATTCAATTGGCTATTATTGCAGGTGCATTGGCAACACTTTACCCTTTTACAAAACGCTGGACGCATTTGCCACAGTTTGTTTTGGGCGTCGCATTTGCAATGAGCGTGCCGATGGTATTTGCTGCAACGAATGGCTTTGTGCCGATGTCTGCATGGTGGTTATTTTTAGCGACCATTATTTGGACGGTTATTTATGACACGATGTATGCAATGGCAGATAGAGAGGAGGATTTGAAAATCGGGGTCAAATCCACGGCGATTTTGTTTGCAAAATACGATAGATTTATTATTGCTATTCTGCAAATTCTCCTACTTTTGACATTAATTCAGGTGTCGAAAGCCTTTAATCTAGATATTTTTTACGATATTTCTTTAGCAATAGTTGCCGTTTTAATGATTTTTCATCAAAAATTGATAAAAAACAGAGAAAAAAATGCCTGCTTTCAGGCTTTTTTGCATAATAATTTCATCGGCATGGCAATTTTCATCGGCATTGCATCTTCTGTTACATTGTAA
- the dapD gene encoding 2,3,4,5-tetrahydropyridine-2,6-dicarboxylate N-succinyltransferase, giving the protein MKDIIEAAFEDRANLTPQTASAQIKEAVAQAIQMLDSGQARVAEQRGVGDWVVNEWLKKAVLLSFRLEDNVPMSGGFTQYYDKVPSKFADMSPADFDAMGVRVVPPAMARRGSFIGKDTVLMPSYVNIGAYVDSGTMVDTWATVGSCAQIGKNVHLSGGVGIGGVLEPLQASPTIIEDNCFIGARSEVVEGVIVEEGAVISMGVYIGQSTKIFNRETGEVTYGRIPAGSVVVSGNLPSKDGSYSLYCAVIVKQVDAKTRSKVGINELLRGI; this is encoded by the coding sequence ATGAAAGATATCATTGAAGCTGCCTTTGAAGACAGGGCAAACCTTACTCCGCAAACTGCCAGCGCGCAAATCAAAGAAGCTGTTGCACAAGCCATCCAAATGCTTGACTCAGGTCAAGCGCGTGTTGCCGAGCAACGAGGTGTTGGCGACTGGGTGGTGAATGAATGGTTAAAAAAGGCAGTTTTGCTTTCATTCAGATTAGAAGACAATGTTCCGATGTCAGGTGGTTTTACACAATATTATGACAAAGTGCCTTCAAAATTTGCAGATATGTCGCCAGCTGATTTTGATGCAATGGGGGTTCGTGTCGTGCCACCTGCGATGGCGCGTCGAGGTTCGTTCATTGGTAAAGATACGGTGCTAATGCCGTCGTATGTGAATATCGGTGCGTATGTCGATTCAGGCACAATGGTTGATACTTGGGCAACGGTCGGTTCTTGCGCACAAATTGGTAAAAATGTGCATCTATCAGGTGGCGTGGGTATCGGTGGCGTATTAGAGCCATTGCAAGCCAGTCCAACGATTATTGAAGACAATTGTTTTATTGGCGCAAGGTCGGAAGTGGTTGAAGGTGTGATTGTTGAAGAAGGTGCGGTGATTTCAATGGGTGTTTATATCGGTCAATCGACTAAGATTTTCAATCGTGAAACTGGCGAAGTAACTTATGGTCGCATACCAGCAGGTTCGGTGGTTGTTTCTGGTAACTTACCTTCTAAAGATGGCAGTTATTCACTTTATTGCGCAGTGATTGTTAAGCAGGTGGATGCGAAAACACGCTCAAAAGTTGGTATTAACGAATTATTAAGGGGCATTTAG
- a CDS encoding ATP-binding cassette domain-containing protein, with protein sequence MKDSQTLISAHDISLTHQGKSVLDKVSFELQQGDFVTVIGPNGAGKSSLIKVLLGLIKADSGRVKRSKNIRLGYTPQTFTPNPFIPISVIDFLNLNLKVERYFLHETAQLTGIEDLLDAPLKNLSGGELQRVLLARALLNKPNVLILDEPAQNLDVSGQMQLYKLIQDIHQQKGCAVLMISHDLHRVMKESTQVLCLYHHICCMGKPETIIKDSQFNDLFADQMDELMATYEHHHNHCHED encoded by the coding sequence ATGAAAGACTCACAAACATTGATTAGCGCTCACGATATCAGTCTAACACATCAAGGGAAAAGCGTGCTGGACAAAGTTAGTTTTGAGTTACAGCAAGGTGATTTTGTCACGGTGATTGGTCCAAATGGGGCTGGAAAAAGTTCGCTGATTAAAGTTTTATTAGGCTTGATTAAGGCGGATAGTGGTCGCGTTAAACGCTCAAAAAATATTAGATTGGGCTATACGCCGCAGACTTTTACGCCAAATCCGTTTATTCCGATTTCTGTCATTGATTTTCTTAATTTAAATTTAAAAGTTGAGCGATATTTTTTGCATGAAACAGCACAATTAACAGGAATTGAAGACCTATTAGATGCCCCGTTAAAAAATTTATCAGGGGGTGAATTGCAACGCGTTTTGCTTGCTCGTGCTTTATTAAATAAACCAAATGTGTTAATTCTCGATGAACCCGCACAAAATTTGGATGTCAGTGGGCAGATGCAACTCTACAAACTCATTCAAGACATCCACCAGCAAAAGGGCTGTGCGGTATTGATGATTTCTCACGATTTGCATCGGGTGATGAAGGAATCAACACAGGTTTTATGCCTATATCACCATATTTGTTGCATGGGAAAACCAGAGACCATTATTAAAGACAGTCAATTTAACGATTTGTTTGCCGACCAAATGGATGAATTGATGGCAACTTATGAGCATCATCACAACCATTGCCACGAAGATTAA
- the polA gene encoding DNA polymerase I, translated as MPHKLILLDGSAFLFRAYFSTISQNLTNDAGFPTGAMFGVINAIKQLQRKYPEAKMIAIFDAKGKNHRHELYSDYKAHRKPAEDDLVVQIEPLYEIIRAMGLHFMCVPSVEADDVIATLAKIADKRQIKTIIASGDKDLMQLVSDNITQLDMKGQLYDRQAVIEKMGVAPECILDLLALTGDSADNIPGVPSVGPKTAVKWLEKFETIEGVKDNAEQIGGKVGEKLRDSFDKLDLSYQLVKLKSDVELPCNILDDEPGVDNVKLANLYQQYGFAMWLKQLDGTTPTPVQTPQPTEPAAEVERPSTEWLNDYTQTTIFAQSDFDNLIKRLESCKTFVFDLETTSLDYMNAKIVGWVFLVDKDSFYIPVAHDYLDAPQQLNFNAVLNILKPILESNTIGKIGQNLKYDSHILANYQVTLQHIADDTMIKSYCLNSVATRHNMDDLSEHYLGHKTIHFADVAGKGKKQLSFNQVNLEVAAPYACEDVIVTHRLNEVLANALVKFPDLYKLYLKIELPLIPILVRMERNGVALDVQALATQQVDIVKQMADITTQVFALADKEFNLESPKQVGEVLFSEEGLGLEAKKKTPKGVPSTNEEALRLLDHPVVDLILSYRALTKLNSTYLEALPKQVDLHTKRLHTSYHQALTATGRLSSSNPNLQNIPIRSEQGARIRGAFIAREGCKILAADYSQIELRIMAHISQDTHLLDAFNNDMDVHSATASMMFGIPIDEVTKDHRRKAKAINFGLIYGMSAFGLAKQIDISRTEAKQYIDAYFANYPGVAQYMENIKETAKSQGFVETVLGRRLYLPQINHKNKMLQQHALRTAINAPMQGSSADIIKKAMIDVNNWIGKDNPDIKMIMQVHDELVFEVKDSRIDEFAQKIQSLMENAHGLDIPLKVDAGIGDSWQQAH; from the coding sequence ATGCCACATAAACTTATATTACTTGACGGTTCAGCCTTTTTATTTAGGGCTTATTTTTCCACGATTTCACAAAATCTTACCAATGATGCGGGTTTTCCAACGGGTGCAATGTTTGGCGTTATCAACGCTATCAAACAATTGCAACGGAAATACCCAGAGGCAAAAATGATTGCCATTTTTGACGCCAAAGGCAAAAACCATCGCCACGAACTTTATTCAGATTATAAAGCCCATCGCAAGCCTGCTGAAGACGATTTAGTGGTGCAAATCGAGCCTTTATATGAAATCATTCGCGCTATGGGTCTTCATTTTATGTGTGTGCCCAGCGTAGAGGCGGATGATGTGATTGCGACTTTGGCAAAGATTGCTGATAAACGCCAAATCAAAACTATCATTGCCAGTGGCGATAAAGATTTGATGCAGTTGGTCAGTGACAACATTACTCAATTGGATATGAAGGGGCAATTATACGACCGCCAAGCCGTGATTGAAAAAATGGGTGTTGCTCCTGAATGCATTTTAGACCTATTAGCGCTCACGGGTGATAGTGCAGATAACATTCCTGGGGTACCGAGTGTTGGGCCAAAAACAGCAGTCAAATGGTTAGAGAAATTTGAAACTATTGAGGGTGTGAAAGACAATGCCGAACAAATAGGTGGAAAAGTTGGCGAAAAACTGCGTGACAGTTTTGATAAATTAGACCTGTCTTACCAATTGGTTAAGCTCAAGTCTGATGTTGAATTACCATGCAATATCTTAGACGATGAGCCTGGCGTTGACAATGTAAAACTTGCCAATCTATACCAGCAATATGGTTTTGCAATGTGGTTGAAGCAGTTAGATGGCACAACCCCCACACCTGTTCAGACGCCACAACCAACCGAACCTGCTGCCGAAGTAGAACGCCCCTCTACTGAGTGGCTAAACGACTACACTCAAACCACTATATTCGCACAATCCGATTTTGATAATTTGATCAAACGCCTAGAATCGTGCAAGACTTTTGTCTTTGATTTAGAAACCACCTCATTAGATTATATGAACGCCAAAATCGTTGGTTGGGTATTCTTAGTTGATAAAGACAGTTTCTACATCCCTGTTGCCCATGATTATTTGGATGCGCCACAACAATTGAATTTTAACGCTGTATTAAATATTTTAAAGCCGATTTTAGAAAGCAATACCATCGGCAAAATTGGACAAAATCTTAAATACGACAGTCACATTTTGGCCAATTATCAAGTAACTTTGCAACATATTGCCGACGACACTATGATAAAGTCTTACTGTCTAAATTCAGTTGCCACTCGTCATAATATGGACGATTTATCTGAGCATTATTTGGGGCATAAAACCATTCATTTTGCCGATGTTGCTGGCAAAGGTAAAAAGCAACTGTCGTTTAATCAAGTTAATTTGGAAGTCGCCGCCCCATACGCCTGTGAAGATGTCATTGTCACCCACAGACTTAATGAAGTGTTGGCTAATGCGTTGGTTAAATTCCCTGATTTATACAAACTTTATCTAAAAATAGAACTGCCTCTCATTCCCATCTTGGTGCGAATGGAGCGCAACGGCGTGGCATTAGATGTACAAGCCCTTGCCACCCAACAAGTGGATATCGTCAAACAAATGGCAGATATTACCACGCAAGTGTTTGCATTAGCGGATAAAGAATTCAACTTAGAGTCGCCAAAACAAGTCGGTGAGGTGTTATTCTCAGAAGAGGGCTTGGGTTTAGAAGCCAAAAAGAAAACCCCAAAAGGTGTGCCTTCCACTAACGAAGAGGCATTGAGGTTATTAGACCATCCTGTTGTTGATTTAATCCTCAGTTACCGCGCCCTGACCAAACTCAATTCTACCTATCTTGAGGCCTTACCAAAACAAGTTGATTTGCACACCAAACGCCTACATACTTCTTATCATCAGGCTTTAACTGCCACAGGTCGCTTATCTTCCTCTAATCCAAACTTGCAAAATATTCCGATTCGCTCTGAGCAAGGTGCTCGTATCCGTGGTGCTTTTATCGCCCGCGAGGGCTGTAAAATCCTCGCTGCCGATTACTCACAAATCGAACTACGAATTATGGCACATATCTCTCAAGACACCCATTTATTAGATGCTTTCAACAACGATATGGATGTCCATAGTGCCACTGCATCAATGATGTTCGGCATCCCCATTGACGAAGTTACCAAGGACCACCGTCGCAAAGCCAAAGCCATTAATTTCGGACTCATCTATGGCATGAGTGCGTTTGGTCTTGCCAAACAAATTGACATTTCTCGCACAGAGGCTAAGCAATACATTGACGCTTATTTTGCTAATTATCCTGGCGTCGCCCAATATATGGAAAACATAAAAGAAACCGCCAAATCCCAAGGCTTCGTAGAAACCGTCCTAGGTCGTCGCCTCTATCTCCCCCAAATTAATCACAAAAACAAAATGCTGCAACAGCACGCCTTACGCACCGCCATTAATGCCCCGATGCAAGGCTCTTCTGCCGACATCATTAAAAAAGCCATGATTGATGTCAACAACTGGATTGGCAAAGATAATCCTGATATTAAAATGATTATGCAGGTGCATGATGAATTGGTGTTTGAAGTTAAAGATTCAAGGATAGATGAGTTTGCTCAGAAAATACAAAGTCTGATGGAAAATGCACACGGACTAGATATTCCGCTAAAAGTGGACGCGGGTATTGGTGATTCTTGGCAGCAGGCACACTAA
- a CDS encoding AAA family ATPase: protein MNTKEIHEKAFGVYLRYYESTKQTFYLRKNKTKELINGYWFQGKKENNYVATSPFKPADNDNKTQRICFVIKNDKSCCLEFSYRAFTTEEEKYQDFYKSVLEYFDISFGSLKNRHIKKINYSSTHQNWETELQKFLHTDVKKIIEIAKEHNVPDEYLFFSDQEFETRRSAINKIQIVLKQMDLYDARSGGFKINANVHWHFKILGREGEKSYPTKAITKNIASEIDLANEYSTRQAESNLKSIFGKYVGFIDINDKGYTMTASKQPLNQILYGPPGTGKTYSTVEKALKILAPDDYELQKESITSIGKLKEKFTHQVEFVTFHQSFSYEDFVEGLKAKTENGKISYEIENGVFKEICNNASSKAEITNVGIDLKTDITIWKMSLGSKGDTAKQYFSEAEESDSLVLGWGELVDFTDCKNREEINDKLGNNIKASQVNYFKNEMKIGDIVIISDGNYKFKAIAEITGEYYFDEASELPQKRKIKWLQKFSNSRPVLEISSKNFTQTTINKPKHIDRGKLQAYLTDTQSIDNNKPYILIIDEINRGNISRIFGELITLIEPSKRTEEEEEISVKLPYSKDDFSVPKNLYIIGTMNTADRSLALMDTALRRRFDFIEMMPDVGLITNDCGGVNLQEMLETINQRIEVLYDREHTIGHSFLMGIDNLEQLRNAFKNKILPLLEEYFYDDFEKINLVLGNDSFYKKETKQVGEISKDIYQKQDISELNAEYFIQIYSQKADTE from the coding sequence ATGAATACAAAAGAAATACACGAAAAAGCATTTGGCGTTTACTTAAGATATTACGAGTCCACAAAACAAACTTTTTATTTACGCAAGAATAAAACAAAAGAGTTGATTAATGGCTATTGGTTCCAAGGAAAGAAGGAAAATAATTATGTTGCTACTTCACCATTTAAACCAGCTGATAACGATAATAAAACTCAAAGAATATGTTTTGTAATCAAAAATGATAAAAGCTGTTGTTTAGAATTTTCTTATAGGGCGTTTACTACAGAAGAAGAAAAATATCAAGACTTTTACAAAAGCGTGCTTGAATATTTTGATATTTCTTTTGGTAGCCTTAAAAATAGACATATTAAAAAAATCAATTATTCATCCACTCATCAAAACTGGGAGACAGAATTACAGAAGTTTTTACATACAGATGTAAAAAAAATTATCGAGATTGCAAAAGAGCATAATGTTCCAGATGAATATTTGTTTTTTTCAGATCAAGAGTTTGAAACAAGAAGGTCAGCTATCAATAAGATACAGATAGTGTTAAAACAAATGGATTTGTATGATGCCCGTTCTGGTGGTTTTAAAATTAATGCTAATGTCCATTGGCATTTTAAAATACTAGGCAGGGAGGGTGAAAAATCTTACCCCACTAAGGCAATCACAAAAAATATTGCTAGTGAAATAGACTTAGCTAACGAATACTCTACTCGTCAGGCAGAGTCTAATTTAAAAAGTATTTTTGGCAAATATGTTGGGTTTATTGATATTAATGATAAAGGATACACAATGACGGCATCAAAACAACCACTAAACCAAATTTTGTACGGACCACCAGGCACAGGAAAAACTTATTCTACCGTTGAGAAAGCGTTAAAAATTCTCGCACCTGATGACTATGAGTTACAAAAAGAATCAATCACAAGTATTGGAAAATTAAAAGAAAAATTTACCCACCAGGTGGAATTTGTTACTTTTCATCAAAGTTTTAGTTACGAGGATTTTGTGGAGGGGTTGAAAGCTAAAACTGAGAATGGGAAAATTTCTTATGAAATCGAAAACGGTGTTTTTAAAGAAATTTGTAATAATGCATCATCAAAAGCAGAAATAACAAATGTAGGTATAGATCTTAAGACAGATATAACAATTTGGAAAATGTCTCTTGGTAGCAAAGGGGACACAGCAAAACAATATTTTTCTGAGGCTGAAGAAAGCGATTCTTTAGTGCTTGGCTGGGGTGAATTGGTTGATTTTACTGATTGTAAAAATAGAGAAGAAATTAACGACAAATTAGGCAACAATATCAAAGCCTCCCAAGTTAATTATTTTAAAAATGAGATGAAAATTGGCGATATTGTTATTATTAGCGACGGTAACTATAAATTTAAAGCTATTGCTGAGATTACGGGAGAATATTATTTTGACGAAGCGTCAGAATTGCCACAAAAAAGAAAAATAAAATGGCTACAAAAGTTTTCAAATTCTCGCCCAGTATTGGAAATCAGTAGCAAAAACTTTACGCAAACTACCATTAACAAGCCAAAACATATTGATAGAGGTAAGTTGCAAGCCTATTTAACCGATACGCAAAGTATCGATAACAACAAGCCCTACATCTTAATCATCGATGAAATCAATCGTGGTAATATCTCACGGATTTTTGGCGAGTTGATTACCTTGATTGAGCCGAGTAAACGAACAGAAGAGGAGGAAGAAATATCCGTTAAATTACCTTATTCTAAAGATGATTTTTCAGTGCCAAAGAATCTTTATATTATCGGCACGATGAATACCGCTGATAGAAGTTTGGCGTTGATGGATACGGCACTTCGTAGGCGGTTTGATTTTATTGAAATGATGCCAGATGTCGGTTTAATTACTAATGATTGTGGTGGTGTCAATTTACAAGAAATGCTAGAAACTATCAACCAAAGAATTGAGGTTTTGTACGACAGAGAGCATACGATTGGACATTCTTTTTTAATGGGTATTGATAATTTAGAACAATTACGAAACGCGTTTAAAAATAAAATTTTGCCGTTATTAGAAGAATATTTTTATGATGATTTTGAAAAAATAAATCTTGTTTTAGGTAACGATAGTTTTTATAAAAAAGAAACAAAACAAGTAGGAGAAATTAGTAAGGATATTTATCAAAAACAAGATATTAGCGAATTGAATGCCGAATACTTTATTCAAATTTATTCACAGAAAGCTGATACGGAATAA
- a CDS encoding McrC family protein: MQLLYIREFGKIVRGEENEQKSVDEITLNRSAWDFLAKYAESDKEDDRFIRFVKSTTLKVKNFVGVITTPDGTQIEILPKIEEVANDKSVEQSRSILEKMLKVVNDLPFIQTTEADLKLKNRPLPEVLIGWFLKSVDKIIKQGIRRDYLRMRGHEKFLKGQLQTHKQLNEPPHKQHLFHIEYDILSPNRCENRLIHSALLQILKWSKDFDHQKTAKHFLMLFDEVPASENIKNDFNQWASGRDMNYYQSVLPWLKLILNQQSPFALKDKNAGISFLLPMEVLFERYVAKKLAERLPKGYKLTEQKPQKPLAYFENNGVFMMKPDIVISKISNKNPVCILDTKWKLIDENQTYKNGSVDNKRGISQSDMYQLFAYGKKYKVAKVVLIYPQWTQFENEFAFQIDENLDLCVKPFALDDDKMTAFGLSIAG, translated from the coding sequence ATGCAATTGCTATACATTCGTGAGTTTGGAAAAATTGTCAGGGGTGAAGAAAACGAACAGAAAAGTGTTGATGAGATAACACTCAATCGCAGTGCTTGGGATTTTTTGGCAAAGTATGCTGAGTCTGATAAAGAAGACGATAGATTTATTAGATTTGTTAAGTCTACAACCTTGAAAGTTAAAAATTTTGTCGGCGTAATCACAACACCTGATGGCACGCAGATTGAGATTTTGCCGAAAATTGAAGAAGTGGCAAATGACAAGAGCGTTGAGCAGAGTCGTTCTATTTTAGAAAAAATGCTCAAAGTAGTGAATGATTTGCCGTTTATTCAAACAACTGAAGCGGATTTAAAATTAAAAAACCGACCTTTGCCTGAAGTGTTAATTGGGTGGTTTTTAAAATCGGTTGATAAAATTATCAAGCAAGGTATTCGCAGGGATTATTTAAGAATGCGAGGGCACGAAAAGTTTTTAAAAGGGCAACTGCAAACACATAAACAACTCAACGAACCGCCACACAAGCAGCATTTATTTCATATTGAGTACGATATTTTATCGCCTAATCGATGCGAAAATCGGTTGATCCATTCGGCACTTTTGCAGATATTGAAGTGGAGTAAGGATTTTGATCATCAGAAAACGGCAAAGCATTTTTTGATGCTTTTTGACGAAGTGCCTGCGTCTGAAAATATCAAAAATGATTTTAATCAATGGGCAAGTGGGCGAGATATGAATTATTATCAAAGCGTTTTACCGTGGTTGAAATTGATTTTAAATCAACAAAGCCCTTTTGCTTTGAAAGATAAAAACGCAGGTATTTCGTTTTTGTTACCGATGGAGGTTTTATTTGAAAGGTATGTGGCAAAGAAGTTGGCAGAGCGGTTGCCAAAGGGTTATAAACTGACTGAGCAAAAACCACAAAAACCTTTGGCGTATTTTGAAAATAACGGTGTTTTTATGATGAAACCAGATATTGTCATTTCAAAAATTTCAAATAAAAACCCTGTTTGCATCCTTGATACTAAGTGGAAGTTGATTGATGAAAATCAAACTTATAAAAATGGCAGTGTGGATAATAAGAGGGGTATTAGTCAGAGCGATATGTATCAACTTTTTGCCTATGGTAAGAAATACAAAGTGGCAAAAGTGGTGTTAATTTACCCACAATGGACGCAGTTTGAAAATGAATTTGCATTTCAGATTGACGAGAATTTAGATTTATGTGTCAAGCCTTTTGCACTTGATGACGATAAGATGACAGCCTTTGGTTTAAGCATTGCTGGATAA
- a CDS encoding type II toxin-antitoxin system HicA family toxin, giving the protein MSKQQKILDVMKSNPKNVDFKILRKLLEKSGYECINSGGSHFVFRKQGCSSVTIPFKRPIKVIYVKRVLEILERNND; this is encoded by the coding sequence ATGAGTAAGCAGCAAAAAATCTTAGATGTGATGAAAAGCAACCCTAAGAATGTTGACTTTAAAATATTAAGAAAGTTATTGGAAAAATCAGGTTACGAGTGTATCAACAGTGGTGGCAGTCATTTTGTTTTTCGTAAACAAGGCTGTTCAAGTGTTACTATCCCGTTCAAACGCCCGATTAAAGTAATTTATGTAAAAAGAGTGTTAGAAATTTTGGAGAGAAACAATGATTAA
- a CDS encoding type II toxin-antitoxin system HicB family antitoxin translates to MIKNKEYYQAIDYDIIVSTVSEDDGGGYMAYYKNIDGVMGDGKTESEAVADVKNAFDCYLDVALKNKDAIPEPENLNKAKKINISMAASKIKSLDIYAKRLNTTRSGLLTMLSDKLLNGDIELHPKP, encoded by the coding sequence ATGATTAAAAATAAAGAATATTACCAAGCAATTGATTACGACATTATCGTTTCAACAGTGAGCGAGGATGATGGCGGTGGCTATATGGCATACTACAAAAATATCGATGGCGTGATGGGTGATGGAAAAACAGAATCCGAAGCCGTTGCAGATGTCAAAAATGCGTTTGATTGTTATTTGGATGTTGCATTAAAAAACAAAGATGCCATTCCAGAGCCAGAAAATCTAAACAAAGCCAAGAAAATTAACATTTCAATGGCTGCCAGCAAAATCAAGAGCTTAGACATTTATGCCAAACGGCTCAACACAACAAGAAGTGGACTGCTGACTATGTTGAGCGACAAGTTATTGAATGGCGATATTGAATTACATCCAAAACCTTAA